One Saccharomycodes ludwigii strain NBRC 1722 chromosome VI, whole genome shotgun sequence DNA segment encodes these proteins:
- a CDS encoding uncharacterized protein (similar to Saccharomyces cerevisiae YJR124C | putative protein of unknown function) — MAIFNNLYHEFGLHTVLNASRNVHLIILLKSLRLFSFSSVALINAIFLKSIGYDESMIGLLFTVTLVGDLTTTFIISMFADKILGRRLTLFVSSIIMSFTGLYWTFCTNKNNYKALLIVSFLGTITPTGKEVGCYLSVEASGIAQLVTSHNERSDIYSWYSVFSSLASALGFVTTGYLIKLLTNVYDYAKIDAYRFIYLMYSAIGCLMAISCLFLTDAVEIERVVVEDITDAEAMLLDENTPILHPENVLTTNINGEQNNILPENQSFLQKLLPQLPFHVLMLVINLSLLFGLDSLASSLAGKSWISFFFNNKFAVPSQKLGNIFFGANLASSVTGLMTTSLVKRIGPIKTMVFTHLPSSILLILLPLPSSWTLTVILFVARALTQNMDNTPKKVFLATIIKPSERTLVLSWIQLVKTIAGTIGPSITGVLSLHKSQWIAFVIAGSLKVLYDIAIFVVFLKHNEKRIY, encoded by the coding sequence atggctattttcaataatttgtaTCATGAATTTGGTTTGCATACGGTATTGAACGCATCTCGAAATGTTCatctaataatactactaaAGTCCCTAAGACTTTTTTCATTCAGTTCAGTGGCGTTAATTAACGCCATCTTTCTAAAATCAATAGGTTACGATGAATCAATGATCGGTTTATTGTTTACTGTAACCCTAGTTGGTGATTTGACCACTACATTTATAATATCCATGTTTGCAGACAAAATTCTAGGTCGAAGATTGACATTATTTGTGTCTTCAATAATTATGTCGTTTACCGGATTGTATTGGACGTTTTgtactaataaaaataattataaagctttattaatagtaaGTTTTTTAGGCACCATCACTCCCACTGGGAAGGAAGTTGGGTGTTATCTTTCTGTGGAAGCTAGTGGAATTGCACAATTAGTCACTTCTCATAATGAAAGATCTGATATTTATTCCTGGTACTCTGTTTTTTCCAGTCTAGCCTCTGCATTAGGTTTTGTAACTACCGGTTATTTAATCAAATTGCTAACAAATGTTTATGATTATGCTAAAATTGATGCAtatagatttatttatttaatgtaTAGCGCGATTGGTTGCTTAATGGCAATTTCATGTTTGTTTCTAACTGATGCAGTAGAAATTGAACGTGTTGTCGTCGAAGATATCACCGACGCAGAAGCTATGTTATTGGACGAAAACACTCCTATATTACATCCTGAAAATGTACTtactactaatattaaCGGTGAGCAAAATAATATCCTGCCGGAAAATCAAtcatttttacaaaaactATTACCGCAGTTACCCTTCCACGTTCTGATGCTAGTGATAAATTTATCATTACTTTTTGGATTGGACTCATTAGCTAGTTCACTAGCAGGGAAATCTTggatttcatttttttttaacaacaaATTTGCTGTTCCAAGTCAAAAATTaggaaacattttttttggtgctAATTTAGCAAGCTCTGTAACCGGATTAATGACCACGTCACTAGTTAAAAGGATAGGTCCAATTAAAACGATGGTTTTCACACATTTGCCAAGTAGTAtcttattgatattattgcCACTACCTTCTTCATGGACATTAACGGTGATTTTATTCGTTGCTAGAGCGCTGACTCAAAACATGGACAATACACCTAAGAAAGTGTTTTTGgctactattattaaaccCAGTGAACGTACTTTAGTTTTAAGTTGGATCCAGTTGGTTAAGACTATAGCAGGCACCATTGGTCCTTCCATAACAGGTGTTTTGTCTTTACACAAAAGTCAATGGATTGCGTTTGTCATTGCTGGTTCATTGAAGGTCCTTTATGATATAGCTATATTTGTGGTATTTTTGAAACATAATGAAAAGAGAATATATTAA
- the GPI11 gene encoding mannose-ethanolamine phosphotransferase GPI11 (similar to Saccharomyces cerevisiae YDR302W | GPI11 | GlycosylPhosphatidylInositol anchor biosynthesis) produces the protein MSSVQNTNSSNISATNASNAKKRKVKKSVTFSDYDTVITPVTNGSHNGRNKSTSSSIEKRPDGSHYPVVVRKSISTVPFHLIPLVYYYMKTYDIYTLFYLTIPTQVFYLLFQFRKNTIFAGKKILKPNWALVIVSLVFAVPLLSCVATIIFILAGAPLLSLSYLKQTFLLSLHCCLLSYPAIYSVFNCDFKVGIFKKYFVAIAFGCWLSCFVIPLDWDREWQNWPIPLVIGGYLGAFVGYAVGAYI, from the coding sequence ATGTCTTCAGTACAAAACACAAACAGTTCCAATATCTCCGCGACTAATGCCAGCAATGCTAAAAAAcgtaaagttaaaaaatctGTAACATTTTCAGATTATGACACAGTTATCACACCAGTAACCAATGGATCCCATAATGGACGTAATAAATCAACTTCATCTTCAATAGAGAAAAGACCAGACGGTTCACATTATCCAGTTGTAGTGCGTAAATCGATATCAACTGTCCCGTTCCATTTAATACCGCTAGTATACTACTATATGAAAACAtatgatatatatacactATTCTATTTAACAATTCCAACTCaggttttttatttacttttccAATTCAGGAAAAATACTATTTTTGctggtaaaaaaatattaaaaccaAATTGGGCTTTAGTCATTGTCTCGTTGGTTTTTGCTGTTCCATTGCTAAGTTGTGTCGCCactattatatttattttggcTGGTGCTCCTTTATTATCCCTGtcatatttaaaacaaacatTTTTACTAAGTTTACATTGTTGTTTGTTAAGCTATCCAGCTATATATTCCGTTTTTAATTGTGATTTTAAAGTCGGTATAtttaagaaatattttgttgCAATTGCATTTGGATGTTGGTTAAGTTGTTTTGTAATTCCTTTGGACTGGGATAGAGAATGGCAAAACTGGCCCATTCCCTTGGTGATTGGTGGGTATTTAGGTGCTTTTGTGGGTTACGCTGTAGgtgcatatatataa
- the CFT1 gene encoding cleavage/polyadenylation factor CFT1 (similar to Saccharomyces cerevisiae YDR301W | CFT1 | Cleavage Factor Two), whose product MNSINYILEPSVVNHSIYGHFTSLDYKELCTVQTNVLKFYKINHSESDAKSPILTFTNEFPLVTPKITQICKILTDRNMENSSNSKLDKIILVTNDKISIVEYDIYEQTLITKSLHYYVEKFATNSIDINTSRLRFNSSNQSLILFKSDCLAKLDIFSDVVEIKVNSADENNEVEEDEIMYDDDIGNSRSLKRRKFAPRSLFFKTTSILPDLQNIVDLQFSKLKSLIYILYVPKYFSWAGAPKQNTMKFICLSTNDSNSSSGNNNTEDGVNNGKVSSLLSSMNATLTSPSSTTVIGELTSLPNDIHTIIPYKKGSFLLGVNHILYIDENFTLQVCIRFNEYSEKNLKSCKRYIDYSYLKLELQYPTAWCWLNDTVLVFNSFSFILKFEGRLLINATVQKLIKNENIYKENILSITKCEDYLFFSYQNGSCSMIEITSRQQQQQQQQQREEEASSNGGNNGDNDATIKNTAVDDDEDYGDLLSEDEDEYEKANNMLFDEEEDLYGNNRDNTTSFIINFYDNILPNLGPISSLTFGKTTSLQRKLKGLVNPNKNEQSILAVGGSNGSIIEIQPSVQPIVEKAFKFTDVTRIWNVKDKYLITTDSNKIKSDIFLIEKNYAPFRAVDFKKYSITLDMACIESRIVQLTNKGIFIFDDNFKRLFTLFFEAEVVHVSVEDLYILTTNVKGEIEIYEFENDKLNTIQLPEQLNELILTTGEILKTNMCNEFIAAESEEDQLLFTFVTADNQIIFFSKNHNGKIYQLCGVDTLSSKLFISTYQFPEEIVPDPFIKQVMVNKLGNNNIYNNDVYLTILTFGGEIYQYRKDLKTPSKFYKCTQSSLTGGPANVYPEGMNGIERVLYYIPNYTGYSVIFVSGLRPYIIIKEHNASPKIYQFANIPLMSLTSWKSNTIMCVDDVRCARILKLDLLGVYYGYKLPVKVNTFASHHNFNNITYFDSLGKIIVSYFTEVDYIPKNAIGETLITAPGKNLLSKTYTGGLLVVDPISMNILDTKDCDHMITSLETMYIKISSSFTTKEYIVVLQSFLRDEDIMGLGYLQVYDFVDNKLQLLYSDEEVRGVINSSCEVDGRILLNQSSKMFVRNVSKNLITKKMLMEPVAFLDSQSTVVDAKSFGNYVLLSDVQNGIQLYAFESEPYRFIPLGRSYIKNLNPITCDILPNTGDFFTICSTKDGNLHCFKYGPDDPSSFSGTKLVYLSKFSIGTTTTCMRTIPKGNTFGDEQEYMTLCGCTDGSIYNVVPLQESSYRRLYVIQQQIIDKMVQFGGLNHKFERFYSNQVNDKRPFIDLDLIKRNFTNQSIDSRDKISIRLGRSASVEVWRDILEVEFSTRIMN is encoded by the coding sequence atgaattCAATCAACTACATACTTGAACCGAGTGTAGTAAATCATTCAATATATGGTCATTTCACCTCTTTGGATTATAAAGAATTGTGCACAGTACAAACTAATGtattaaagttttataAGATCAACCATTCAGAAAGTGATGCTAAATCTCCAATCTTAACATTTACAAATGAATTTCCATTAGTGACGCCTAAGATTACACaaatttgtaaaatattaacagaTCGGAACATGGAAAACAGTAGTAACAGCAAGCTagacaaaataattttggttactaatgataaaatttcAATTGTAGAATATGATATATATGAACAAACATTGATCACTAAAAGCTTGCATTATTATGTGGAGAAATTTGCCACCAATTCCATAGATATTAATACTTCTAGATTAAGATTTAATTCATCAAACCAATCTTTGATATTATTCAAGTCTGATTGCTTGGCCAAGTTGGATATCTTTAGTGATGTCGTAGAGATAAAAGTAAACTCTGCTGATGAGAACAACGAAGTAGAAGAGGATGAAATAATgtatgatgatgatattgGAAACTCCAGGTCTTTGAAAAGACGAAAATTTGCTCCAagaagtttattttttaaaaccacTAGTATTTTACCagatttacaaaatatagTTGATCTCCAATTTTCCAAACTTAAGagtttaatttatatattatatgttccaaaatatttttcatggGCAGGTGCTCCTAAGCAAAATACTATGAAATTTATTTGCCTATCGACTAATGATAGCaatagtagtagtggtaACAACAATACTGAAGACGGCGTAAACAATGGCAAAGTATCTTCCCTACTCTCTTCTATGAATGCCACATTAACATCGCCATCATCAACCACTGTTATTGGAGAATTAACCTCTTTACCCAATGATATTCATACAATTATACCATATAAAAAGGGGTCTTTTTTACTGGGAGTCAATCATATTTTGTACATAGATGAAAACTTCACTTTGCAAGTATGTATAAGGTTTAATGAATATTCAgagaaaaatttgaaaagttGCAAAAGGTATATAGATTACTCCTACTTAAAACTAGAATTACAGTACCCTACGGCCTGGTGCTGGTTGAATGATACTGTGTTGGTTTTTAactctttttcatttattttgaaatttgaaGGTagattattaattaatgcTACAGTACAGAAATTAATTAAGAATGAAAACATTTATAAAGAGAATATTCTGTCTATCACTAAGTGCgaagattatttatttttttcatatcaAAATGGCAGCTGTTCTATGATAGAAATCACTTCaagacaacaacaacaacaacaacaacaacaacgggAAGAAGAGGCCAGTTCAAATGGTGGAAACAACGGAGACAATGATGCAACCATTAAAAACACTGctgttgatgatgatgaagattaTGGTGATTTATTGtctgaagatgaagatgaatatgaaaaagCTAATAATATGCTatttgatgaagaagaagatttgTATGGTAACAACAGGGACAATACAACTagctttattattaatttttatgaCAACATTTTACCTAATTTGGGGCCGATATCTTCGTTGACGTTTGGCAAGACAACTTCTCTACAACGTAAGCTAAAGGGATTAGTCAATCCAAACAAAAACGAACAGTCTATATTAGCTGTTGGTGGCTCTAACGGTAGTATTATTGAAATCCAACCAAGCGTCCAGCCAATTGTGGAGAAAGCCTTCAAGTTTACAGATGTTACAAGAATTTGGAACgttaaagataaatatcTAATTACAACGgattcaaataaaattaaaagcgatatttttcttattgaAAAGAACTATGCCCCTTTTAGAGCAGTCGACTTTAAAAAGTACTCTATAACTTTGGACATGGCATGTATTGAATCCAGAATAGTACAGCTAACAAATAAgggtatttttatttttgatgaCAATTTCAAAAGACTATTCACATTGTTTTTTGAAGCTGAGGTTGTTCACGTTTCTGTGGAGGATTTATACATTTTAACAACCAACGTCAAGGGTGAAATTGAGATTTATGAATTTGAAAAcgataaattaaatactATTCAGCTACCGGAACAATTGAatgaattaattttaacaacAGGTGAAATACTAAAGACAAACATGTGTAATGAGTTTATTGCTGCAGAAAGTGAGGAAGATCAATTGCTATTTACCTTTGTTACCGCTGataatcaaataatttttttctcaaaGAATCATAATGgtaaaatatatcaattgTGTGGTGTTGATACCTTAAgttcaaaattatttattagcACTTATCAATTCCCAGAGGAAATAGTGCCAGATCCCTTCATTAAACAGGTCATGGTAAATAAATTGggcaacaacaatatctATAATAACGATGTGTATCTAACCATTTTGACCTTTGGTGGTGAAATTTATCAGTACAGGAAAGATTTGAAAACACCTtccaaattttataaatgcACCCAATCGTCGCTTACTGGTGGACCTGCCAATGTTTACCCAGAAGGCATGAACGGTATTGAACGTGTTTTATATTACATTCCCAACTACACTGGGTATTCGgttatttttgtatctGGATTGAGACcgtatattataattaaagAACACAATGCTTCTCCCAAAATCTATCAGTTTGCGAACATTCCCTTAATGTCTTTAACAAGTTGGAAATCGAATACTATTATGTGTGTTGATGATGTTAGATGTGCACGTATCCTAAAATTAGATTTGCTTGGCGTTTATTATGGCTATAAATTACCAGTAAAAGTGAATACTTTTGCTTCACACCAtaactttaataatataacttATTTTGATAGTTTGGGCAAAATTATAGTTTCATATTTTACAGAGGTTGATTATATACCGAAAAATGCAATTGGTGAAACGTTAATCACTGCACCAGGGAAGAATTTGCTTTCTAAAACATACACTGGTGGTCTTTTAGTGGTAGATCCTATTAGTATGAACATTTTGGACACTAAGGATTGTGATCACATGATTACTTCATTGGAAACCATGTATATTAAGATTTCATCGTCTTTCACGACAAAAGAGTACATTGTTGTTCTCCAAAGTTTTTTGCGGGACGAGGATATTATGGGTCTAGGGTACTTACAAGTTTATGATTTCGTTGACAACAAACTACAATTATTGTACTCAGATGAGGAAGTTCGCGGTGTCATAAATTCCAGTTGTGAAGTTGATGGTaggatattattaaaccaAAGTTCTAAGATGTTTGTGAGGAATGTTTCCAAGAATTTAATTACTAAGAAAATGTTAATGGAACCGGTTGCTTTCTTGGATTCCCAATCCACAGTTGTTGATGCAAAATCATTTGGTAATTATGTTTTGTTATCTGATGTTCAAAATGGGATTCAACTATATGCTTTTGAATCTGAACCATATAGATTTATTCCTTTGGGCAGATCatacattaaaaatttgaatcCGATAACATGTGACATTTTACCGAACACGGGCGATTTTTTTACGATATGTTCCACCAAAGATGGAAATTTGCATTGCTTTAAATATGGACCAGATGACCCAAGCTCGTTTTCGGGAACCAAATTGGTTTATTTGTCAAAATTCAGTATTGGGACTACTACTACTTGTATGCGTACCATACCTAAGGGTAACACGTTTGGAGACGAACAGGAATACATGACACTTTGTGGATGCACTGATGGGTCAATCTATAATGTGGTGCCTTTGCAAGAATCATCTTACCGAAGACTGTATGTAATTCAGCAACAAATTATTGACAAAATGGTACAGTTTGGTGGATTGAATCACAAATTTGAAAGGTTTTATAGTAATCAAGTTAATGATAAAAGGCCATTTATTGATTTGGATTTAATAAAGAGAAATTTTACTAATCAATCTATTGATTCAAGAGACAAAATTTCTATTAGGCTAGGTAGGAGTGCAAGTGTTGAAGTATGGAGAGATATTTTAGAAGTTGAATTTTCTACACGTATAatgaattga
- the PRO1 gene encoding glutamate 5-kinase (similar to Saccharomyces cerevisiae YDR300C | PRO1 | PROline requiring (paralog of YHR033W | putative protein of unknown function)), with the protein MTNKQIPHKQLTIVIKLGSSSLVDEVTKEPKLSIMSKVVETVVKLRRDFNHRVIIVSSGGIAVGLKTMNLSSRPKQLQKVQAIAAIGQSKLIGRWDSLFQQFDQTIAQILLTRNDIADWSQYKNAQNTMEQLLHMDVVPIINENDTLSVSEIKFGDNDTLSAITAGMCGADYLFLLTDVDCLYNDNPRINQDAKPVFLVKDMNEINGVDVSSGSGSDVGTGGMSTKLIAADLATCAGVHTIITKSEDPTNIYKIVRYVQKIDNFRDKNIESQEITKIEKGEVPLHTLFLAQDNQHQVKSRTFWILHGLITNGALIIDQGAYNALTRKNKAGLLPAGVLSVEGTFHESECVLLKLGTRNPKGELDNTKPIKIVGRARVNYTSQELNKIKGLQSSDIEKALGYVDTEYVAHRENLAFPPH; encoded by the coding sequence atgaccaataaacaaatacCACACAAACAATTAACAATTGTTATCAAATTGGGCTCATCTTCATTAGTCGATGAAGTTACCAAGGAACCAAAATTATCCATCATGTCCAAAGTTGTGGAAACAGTAGTAAAATTAAGACGTGATTTCAACCACAGAGTTATTATAGTTTCATCTGGCGGAATTGCTGTTGgtttaaaaacaatgaatTTAAGCTCGCGTCCAAAACAGTTGCAAAAAGTTCAGGCAATTGCTGCCATAGGACAAAGTAAATTGATCGGTCGTTGGGATTCCTTATTTCAACAATTTGATCAAACTATTGcacaaatattattaaccaGAAATGATATTGCTGATTGGTCACAGTACAAAAACGCACAAAATACAATGGAGCAATTGCTACATATGGATGTTGTTCCAATTAtcaatgaaaatgatacaTTAAGTGTCAGCGAAATTAAGTTTGGAGATAATGATACTTTATCAGCCATTACCGCCGGTATGTGTGGTGCAGACTATTTATTCCTATTAACTGATGTTGACTGTTTATACAACGATAATCCACGAATTAATCAAGACGCTAAACCAGTCTTTTTGGTTAAAGATATGAATGAAATCAACGGAGTGGATGTTTCTAGTGGAAGTGGTAGCGATGTTGGTACTGGTGGTATGTCTACTAAATTAATTGCCGCCGATCTAGCTACATGTGCTGGTGTACACACCATCATCACTAAGAGTGAAGATCCAACAAACATCTACAAAATTGTCCGTTATGttcaaaaaatagataattttcgtgataaaaatatagaatCACAGGAAATCACAAAGATTGAAAAAGGTGAAGTTCCACTGCATACCCTCTTTTTGGCTCAAGATAACCAACATCAAGTTAAATCCAGAACATTTTGGATTCTACACGGTTTAATTACCAATGGTGCTTTAATTATCGATCAAGGTGCTTACAATGCTTTAACAAGGAAGAATAAAGCTGGATTACTACCAGCTGGGGTTTTATCAGTAGAAGGTACTTTTCATGAATCCGAAtgtgttttattaaaactaGGTACTAGAAACCCAAAGGGCGAGTTGGATAACACTAAACCGATTAAAATTGTTGGTAGAGCAAGAGTTAATTATACAAGCCAGGAActgaataaaattaaaggtTTGCAATCAAGTGATATAGAAAAAGCTTTGGGCTACGTGGATACTGAGTATGTGGCACACAGAGAAAACTTAGCATTCCCTCCACACTAA